From the genome of Ectobacillus sp. JY-23, one region includes:
- a CDS encoding SWIM zinc finger domain-containing protein gives MLQHSIGKEEILEAADRIIATLSPSVEEDRLIMATGLRLYREGRVYNVNLYDDVLEGTVEEEETCTVQLPLHRIDESYCDCFQVGYCQHMIALLFYAGASFGLVGEIMKRFKHKDKPVDILPQLKTAKQLLQTAAYEENDYNSWLQFFEREAEAFTKEQARYPFRQSYLLVNIFEDFYKKLARKAPRVNVLRDLFTLNAALFGFKQLLLAAVKFEAEKVYSYYNPLVVASRFVDEIDLLIDKLMAGPIPMSYDHMISGTGQLIHDLFFTHRLMLPERYFLYRRLWSDLLKRNIHEEEARIALVSSSDMQPLALAHLAFIHKQDETAIELLQPLPYQFVDLYIYWIDELCAESKLERAQTWLTVCYIKVKLCLADHDYPSKRELARLYLNAYMRFADLIDDTAGAEVILQELLPHSFFEYSEHLLNQKQYRIWADLQLMMGYDSIDGLQHIVREVEKEDREAVLPLYHRAVIQCIEMKNRPAYRQAVRYLKKLRTHYKKLKRTDDWERFMMTITASFSRLRALQEELRKGKLIDDKN, from the coding sequence ATGCTGCAGCACTCAATTGGAAAAGAAGAAATTTTAGAAGCGGCTGATCGCATAATTGCGACGCTGAGTCCAAGTGTTGAAGAAGATCGCTTGATCATGGCGACTGGTCTGCGCTTATATCGAGAAGGACGTGTATATAACGTAAACCTGTACGACGATGTACTAGAAGGAACCGTAGAAGAGGAAGAAACATGCACTGTACAGCTTCCTTTGCATCGCATTGACGAAAGCTATTGCGACTGTTTTCAAGTCGGCTACTGTCAGCATATGATTGCCCTTTTATTTTATGCAGGGGCTAGCTTCGGCCTTGTCGGAGAAATTATGAAGCGATTTAAACATAAAGATAAACCAGTAGATATCCTACCGCAGCTTAAAACAGCCAAGCAATTGCTGCAAACAGCGGCTTACGAAGAAAACGACTATAACAGCTGGCTGCAATTTTTTGAGCGAGAGGCAGAAGCTTTTACGAAGGAGCAAGCTCGATATCCGTTTCGTCAATCGTATCTACTTGTTAATATTTTTGAGGACTTTTACAAAAAGTTGGCTCGTAAAGCACCGCGTGTGAATGTGCTTCGCGATTTATTTACTCTGAACGCAGCCCTATTTGGCTTCAAGCAATTGCTTCTTGCTGCTGTAAAATTTGAAGCAGAAAAGGTGTATTCCTACTACAATCCACTCGTTGTCGCGTCACGCTTTGTAGATGAAATTGACTTGTTAATCGACAAGCTTATGGCAGGACCGATACCAATGAGCTACGACCACATGATTTCAGGAACAGGACAATTAATTCATGACTTATTCTTCACGCATCGTCTCATGCTGCCGGAGCGTTACTTTTTATACCGCCGGTTATGGAGCGATTTATTAAAACGAAACATCCATGAAGAAGAAGCGCGTATTGCTCTTGTATCATCATCTGACATGCAGCCTTTGGCTTTAGCGCATCTCGCCTTCATTCATAAACAGGATGAGACAGCTATAGAGCTTTTACAACCATTGCCGTATCAATTTGTGGATTTGTATATCTATTGGATTGATGAGCTATGTGCTGAAAGTAAATTAGAACGTGCACAAACATGGTTAACCGTTTGCTACATAAAGGTAAAGCTCTGCCTAGCAGATCATGACTATCCTTCTAAGCGTGAGCTCGCCCGTCTCTATCTAAACGCTTATATGCGTTTCGCTGACCTTATTGACGATACAGCCGGTGCAGAGGTGATCTTGCAAGAGCTTTTACCGCACAGCTTCTTTGAATATAGCGAACACCTACTGAACCAAAAACAATATCGCATATGGGCAGATCTGCAGCTCATGATGGGCTATGATTCTATAGATGGCTTACAGCACATTGTACGCGAAGTCGAAAAGGAAGACCGAGAAGCCGTATTGCCTTTGTATCACCGCGCCGTCATACAATGCATCGAAATGAAAAACCGCCCCGCTTACCGGCAAGCCGTTCGTTATTTAAAAAAATTGCGCACGCATTATAAGAAGCTAA
- a CDS encoding SH3 domain-containing protein, whose translation MKRILSITTAAIFGLGFFTAAAEAATVVNTSVLNVRQAPSTSSSILGKVTTGQTLQVTGKENDWLRILHNGQTAYVSAQYTKQDTQYVNASVLNVRTGPGTNHSIVGKLIHGQAVQVLSDAGNGWALIGFDRGAAYVSKQFLGTGTVKAAQEIQVEATAYTPYDEGMSGITAMGIDVRQNPNMKLIAVDPKIIPLGTKVWVEGYGEALAGDTGGAIKGNRIDVLMPTKEQAFQWGRKQVKIRIAD comes from the coding sequence ATGAAACGAATACTAAGTATAACAACAGCAGCAATCTTTGGTTTAGGATTCTTTACAGCGGCCGCAGAGGCGGCTACAGTTGTGAATACAAGTGTACTAAACGTTCGGCAGGCCCCGAGCACAAGTTCTTCTATTCTAGGAAAAGTAACAACCGGACAAACCTTGCAGGTGACCGGTAAAGAAAACGACTGGCTACGCATTTTACATAACGGACAAACAGCCTATGTGAGCGCACAATATACAAAGCAAGATACACAGTATGTCAATGCTTCTGTACTGAATGTACGTACCGGTCCAGGTACCAATCACAGCATTGTGGGAAAACTGATTCATGGGCAAGCTGTCCAAGTTCTGTCTGATGCAGGAAACGGCTGGGCACTGATTGGCTTTGACCGGGGCGCAGCTTATGTTAGCAAGCAGTTTTTAGGTACAGGAACGGTCAAGGCCGCCCAAGAAATACAAGTAGAGGCCACCGCGTATACACCGTATGATGAGGGAATGAGCGGCATTACAGCAATGGGAATTGATGTACGCCAAAATCCAAATATGAAGCTCATCGCTGTTGACCCGAAAATAATTCCACTTGGCACAAAAGTATGGGTAGAAGGCTACGGTGAAGCACTGGCTGGTGATACAGGCGGAGCGATTAAAGGCAATCGAATTGATGTGCTCATGCCAACAAAGGAACAAGCTTTTCAATGGGGACGCAAGCAAGTGAAAATTCGAATAGCGGATTAA